One window from the genome of Salvia miltiorrhiza cultivar Shanhuang (shh) chromosome 7, IMPLAD_Smil_shh, whole genome shotgun sequence encodes:
- the LOC130994030 gene encoding probable carboxylesterase 7 — translation MANEILHDFFPLLRVYKNGRIERLMGQETVPPSLDPATGVQSKDVDIAPEINLSARIYLPPNADRSKKLPLLVYYHGGAFIIESAFSSQYQKHLNHLVAQANDAAGAFGESGRERGVGGRGMGQREREGDHLDMNPSIRL, via the exons ATGGCCAACGAGATACTCCACGACTTCTTCCCTTTGCTTAGAGTCTACAAAAATGGCCGAATCGAGAGGCTAATGGGCCAAGAAACCGTTCCCCCATCTCTCGATCCAGCCACGGGGGTTCAATCCAAAGACGTCGACATCGCGCCGGAGATCAACCTCTCCGCCCGCATTTACCTGCCGCCCAACGCCGACCGGAGCAAAAAGCTCCCCCTTCTCGTCTACTACCACGGCGGCGCCTTCATCATCGAATCCGCTTTCTCTTCTCAGTATCAAAAGCACCTCAACCACTTAGTCGCACAAGCCAACGACGCGGCGGGAGCCTTCGGCGAGTCTGGTCGAGAAAGAGGAGTCGGGGGGAGAGGGATgggccagagagagagagag GGTGATCATTTAGACATGAACCCATCAATCAGACTATAG